A single window of Porphyrobacter sp. YT40 DNA harbors:
- a CDS encoding zincin-like metallopeptidase domain-containing protein: MKHSPKRDVAQDITNLIIRKIEEGTLPWRRPWKKTGAGGAPLRANGVPYTGINRLYLWAVADTMGYQSRYWMTYRQAQELGGQVRRGESAEPSIYFNSTKKTDVDQVTGEESSRTIRFMRAYSVFNASQIDGLPTHFYPDPVPETPPTASEKAAAIAAFFAPIPSEVRYGGDRAFYSPGGDFIQMPHRNAFIDEDGIAATLAHETGHWTGHPTRMAREFGKRFGDKAYAFEELVAEQISARICYELGLPADLHESHASYIGHWLDILKSDKSAIITAAAKADQAFTYLAAFSGYDSEAQEEDHDTVELQACA, translated from the coding sequence ATGAAACACAGCCCCAAGCGCGACGTCGCGCAGGACATCACCAACCTCATCATCCGAAAGATCGAGGAAGGCACCCTTCCGTGGCGCCGCCCGTGGAAGAAGACCGGAGCAGGCGGTGCCCCGCTGCGGGCCAACGGGGTGCCCTATACGGGCATCAACCGGCTTTATCTCTGGGCGGTCGCAGACACGATGGGGTATCAGTCCCGCTACTGGATGACCTATCGCCAGGCGCAGGAACTCGGCGGACAGGTACGCCGCGGCGAAAGCGCCGAGCCGAGCATCTACTTCAACTCGACGAAGAAAACCGACGTCGACCAGGTGACGGGCGAGGAATCCTCGCGAACGATCAGGTTCATGCGCGCCTATTCGGTCTTCAATGCCTCGCAGATCGACGGCTTGCCGACCCATTTCTATCCCGACCCGGTCCCCGAGACTCCGCCGACAGCGTCCGAGAAGGCCGCTGCGATCGCGGCGTTCTTCGCACCGATCCCGAGCGAGGTACGCTATGGCGGTGACCGTGCCTTCTATTCCCCGGGCGGCGACTTCATCCAGATGCCGCACCGCAACGCCTTCATCGACGAGGACGGGATTGCCGCCACGCTCGCCCACGAGACCGGCCACTGGACCGGCCATCCGACACGTATGGCGCGCGAATTCGGGAAGCGCTTCGGAGACAAGGCCTATGCCTTCGAAGAGCTGGTTGCGGAGCAGATCTCGGCGCGCATCTGCTACGAGCTGGGCTTGCCTGCGGATCTCCACGAGAGCCACGCGAGCTATATCGGCCACTGGCTCGACATCCTCAAATCGGACAAGAGTGCGATCATCACCGCGGCAGCCAAGGCAGACCAGGCCTTCACCTACCTCGCCGCATTCTCCGGGTACGACAGCGAAGCGCAGGAGGAAGACCATGATACGGTCGAACTTCAGGCTTGCGCTTGA
- the aac(6') gene encoding aminoglycoside 6'-N-acetyltransferase: protein MNIIAADSTHLPQWARLRISLWAWDTVEDHQEEAEELYLSGNPDRTAFVALDDDQVVVGFAEATIRRDYVEGCDTSPVVFLEGIYVDPTWRKRGVARALSNAVAEWGTGRDAKEYASNALLDNVGSHAFHAAIGFSETERVVFFKRPL from the coding sequence ATGAACATAATCGCCGCCGACTCTACTCATCTGCCGCAATGGGCGAGGTTGCGCATCAGCCTGTGGGCCTGGGACACAGTTGAAGATCACCAAGAAGAAGCGGAAGAACTCTATCTTTCCGGCAACCCCGACCGCACTGCTTTTGTGGCTCTCGACGACGATCAAGTTGTGGTGGGCTTTGCGGAAGCGACTATCCGCCGGGATTATGTCGAAGGATGCGACACGTCGCCGGTCGTTTTTCTTGAAGGTATATATGTCGATCCAACTTGGCGGAAACGCGGCGTCGCTCGCGCGCTGAGCAATGCGGTTGCTGAATGGGGTACGGGGCGCGACGCAAAGGAATACGCCTCAAACGCCCTGTTGGATAACGTGGGCAGTCACGCCTTTCACGCTGCCATAGGCTTTTCCGAGACCGAGCGGGTCGTGTTCTTCAAGCGACCGCTTTGA
- a CDS encoding serine hydrolase domain-containing protein — protein MTTKLSLPRFVTAVLALMFIWAILVTFAPLTDLGGMKVDGTGSDVFAKAAREVAEDHRGNLALVLIENGKVAQSHTMSIGKPVSGDSMFQMASVSKWVTAWGVMALVEAGKVDLDAPVSRYVKRWTLPRGDYPNERVTVRRLLSHTAGLTDDLGYCGFPPGAKLQPIEDSLSHAADACPLRTGAVRVGKEHGSWRYSGGGYTLLQLMIEEVSGEPFADYMDRTVLDPLGMENSTFRTSTAGAADVAEFFGADGGVAPHYRYTAAAAASLYSSANDMARFAQAHMPGPDGEVPGRGVISPGSLASLRAPEADLFGSAHWGLGVQLFARSTRGDLIFGHNGGNVPAVNNTVRIEAATGDAIVALSTGGRGIATRLGGAWTAQRRAAITPAMIYGTALRLTSPAEALMPLLWIVGGWATILAGSFRLRRRDRSRHPCAS, from the coding sequence ATGACGACAAAGCTTTCGCTTCCCAGATTTGTGACGGCCGTTTTGGCCTTGATGTTCATCTGGGCCATCCTCGTTACCTTCGCGCCCCTGACGGATCTTGGAGGAATGAAAGTCGACGGGACTGGCAGCGATGTATTTGCGAAAGCCGCGCGCGAAGTGGCAGAAGATCATCGCGGCAACCTTGCGCTCGTCTTGATCGAAAACGGCAAGGTCGCTCAGTCGCACACGATGTCGATCGGCAAGCCGGTTTCCGGCGACTCCATGTTCCAGATGGCCTCGGTCAGCAAATGGGTCACGGCCTGGGGTGTCATGGCGCTCGTCGAAGCCGGGAAAGTCGATCTGGATGCTCCCGTTTCGCGCTATGTCAAACGCTGGACGCTACCTCGCGGTGATTATCCGAACGAGCGCGTCACCGTGCGACGCCTGTTGAGCCATACCGCCGGTCTCACCGACGATCTCGGGTATTGCGGTTTCCCTCCCGGCGCGAAGCTGCAACCGATCGAAGACTCCCTGAGCCACGCGGCCGACGCCTGCCCGCTCAGAACCGGCGCAGTGCGCGTCGGCAAGGAGCACGGTTCGTGGCGCTATTCAGGGGGCGGCTACACCCTGCTTCAGCTCATGATCGAAGAGGTGTCCGGGGAGCCCTTCGCAGACTACATGGATCGTACGGTCCTGGACCCGCTCGGCATGGAGAACTCGACCTTTCGAACGAGTACAGCGGGCGCTGCGGACGTCGCCGAGTTCTTCGGGGCCGATGGTGGGGTTGCGCCGCATTACCGCTACACGGCAGCAGCGGCGGCATCGCTCTATTCGTCGGCAAACGACATGGCACGATTTGCACAGGCACATATGCCGGGTCCCGACGGGGAAGTGCCCGGCCGGGGTGTGATCTCACCGGGCTCTCTCGCATCCCTGCGCGCGCCAGAAGCGGACTTGTTCGGTTCTGCCCACTGGGGCCTCGGCGTTCAGCTGTTTGCGAGAAGCACGCGCGGAGACTTAATCTTTGGTCACAACGGGGGCAATGTGCCTGCGGTCAATAACACCGTGCGTATCGAAGCCGCGACCGGCGATGCAATCGTCGCCCTGTCTACAGGCGGCAGGGGTATCGCCACCCGATTGGGTGGCGCATGGACCGCCCAGCGACGTGCCGCAATCACCCCTGCAATGATTTACGGCACGGCCTTGCGGCTGACCAGTCCGGCGGAAGCGCTGATGCCTTTGCTCTGGATTGTCGGCGGATGGGCGACCATTCTTGCGGGGAGTTTCCGGTTGCGCCGTCGAGACCGTTCGCGCCATCCTTGCGCTTCATAG